A part of Cannabis sativa cultivar Pink pepper isolate KNU-18-1 chromosome 6, ASM2916894v1, whole genome shotgun sequence genomic DNA contains:
- the LOC115725766 gene encoding transcription factor bHLH35 codes for MENIGDEYKHYWETTMFFQTEELDHSWGGGLEDAAFSGYYDSSSPDGAASSAASKNIVSERNRRKKLNDRLFALRAVVPKISKMDKASIIKDAIEYIQKLHEEERNIQAEIIELESNHNKGSHNNNNNNNNKNLGGNYDHFDQELPILLRSKKKKIDQQLYDSNGSRCSGSISPIEDLELRVTYMGEKTLVVSLTCSKRTDTMVKLCEVFESLKLKIITANITAFSGRLSKTVFIEADEDEKEHLKIKIETAIAALNDPRSPMSI; via the exons ATGGAAAACATTGGTGATGAGTATAAACATTATTGGGAGACCACAATGTTTTTCCAAACTGAGGAACTTGATCACAg TTGGGGTGGTGGGTTGGAAGATGCAGCGTTTTCTGGGTACTACGACTCGAGCTCGCCGGACGGGGCAGCATCGTCGGCGGCATCTAAGAATATTGTGTCGGAGAGAAATAGGAGAAAGAAGCTCAATGATAGGTTGTTTGCACTAAGAGCAGTGGTCCCCAAGATTAGCAAG atgGACAAAGCTTCTATAATCAAGGACGCAATTGAATATATCCAAAAGCTTCATGAAGAAGAGAGAAATATACAAGCTGAAATAATTGAGCTAGAATCAAATCATAATAAAGGaagtcataataataataataataacaataataagaaTCTGGGTGGTAATTATGATCATTTTGATCAAGAATTGCCAATATTGTTGAGatcaaagaagaaaaagattgATCAACAACTATATGATTCAAATGGATCAAGATGTAGTGGTTCCATTTCCCCAATTGAAGATCTTGAG CTAAGAGTGACATATATGGGAGAGAAGACTTTGGTGGTTAGTTTAACATGTAGTAAAAGAACAGACACTATGGTCAAGCTGTGTGAGGTGTTCGAATCTTTGAAGCTCAAAATAATTACAGCTAATATTACTGCTTTTTCTGGGAGGCTTTCCAAAACAGTCTTCATTGag GCTGATGAAGATGAGAAAGAGCATTTGAAGATCAAAATTGAGACTGCCATCGCAGCCCTAAATGATCCACGAAGTCCTATGAGCATTTGA